One Glycine max cultivar Williams 82 unplaced genomic scaffold, Glycine_max_v4.0 scaffold_216, whole genome shotgun sequence genomic window carries:
- the LOC100788241 gene encoding calmodulin binding protein PICBP translates to MFTKCKSQYFIILVKENKDAIELVQKAFDEILLPEPEDLFSDDQFKSEGIDSGEVHLEKSEVERKRNTSTSTESPTAQRMGTKPDQRAPRSWSNLKKLILLKRFVNALEKVRNINPKRPRRFPSDANLEIEKVFLKHQTAGEKNNAEEWMLDYALQKVVSKLAPAQRQKVTLLVKAFETILPFQVAENSPRFSPTMEPQANPVQPLDNSSNHSEEETSFSHDSSMELTENTSDDPMPELHNHTTLKERCLESLDFLGTKTVKNMPAFGATEEDLSGKQSLAGSYDNEEKISSDSDNIYLGEIKDTTSSSLNEPVEIIRSSHEEAPTNETVNDVPEDLLSSVNTENPDIKSKSPGRDVETKNLNGDNGEKISMSKSLVLEGLVRSLRSNLIGSGAPVNEPTANDRKEGIENVKQETETLEEFSTKEQYETHISAVVEPETPVEKQNNTGLWYLVYKHMVSNMDENNSESLIDGADEKESGFDGSKTRGASFSHESTPVTDQEMKFKDHVVADPEVARQQNEAIKMVEEAIDSILPDDQDDLSDKESLIDSTISDNSKQSNRTERVYSEGPNQKEEKMESGNGMIQKQEESAPKEQNKTNQKMSTSWSNLKKVILLRRFIKSLEKVRKFNPRGPRYLPLEPDSEAEKVNLRHQDMEERKGTEEWMLDYALRNLTQ, encoded by the coding sequence ATGTTCACCAAATGTAAatcacaatattttattatactaGTCAAAGAAAATAAGGATGCAATTGAGCTGGTGCAGAAAGCATTTGATGAAATCCTTCTTCCAGAGCCTGAAGACCTCTTTTCTGATGATCAATTCAAATCTGAAGGCATTGATTCAGGTGAGGTACACTTAGAAAAGAGTGAAGTTGAGAGAAAAAGGAATACTTCAACATCCACAGAATCTCCAACAGCACAGAGGATGGGGACCAAACCTGACCAAAGAGCACCAAGAAGCTGGAGCAATCTGAAGAAGTTAATCCTCTTGAAAAGGTTTGTGAATGCATTAGAGAAGGTAAGAAACATCAACCCCAAAAGACCAAGACGTTTTCCTTCTGATGCTAACTTAGAAATagaaaaagtttttctcaagcACCAAACAGCGGGAGAGAAGAATAATGCTGAGGAATGGATGCTTGACTATGCACTTCAAAAGGTTGTTTCTAAACTTGCACCTGCTCAAAGACAAAAAGTGACACTTCTAGTAAAAGCTTTTGAAACAATTCTGCCATTTCAAGTTGCTGAAAATAGTCCACGGTTTTCTCCAACAATGGAACCTCAAGCAAATCCAGTTCAACCCCTTGACAATTCCTCAAATCACAGCGAggaagaaacatcattttctCATGATAGCAGTATGGAACTGACAGAAAATACTAGTGATGATCCAATGCCAGAACTGCACAATCATACTACGCTCAAAGAAAGATGTCTTGAGtctcttgactttcttggaacCAAGACAGTCAAGAATATGCCTGCCTTTGGAGCTACTGAAGAAGACTTGAGTGGAAAGCAAAGTTTAGCTGGCAGTTATGATAATGAGGAGAAGATATCAAGTGACAGTGATAATATTTATCTTGGAGAGATCAAAGATACTACCTCAAGTTCCTTAAATGAGCCAGTTGAAATTATAAGAAGCAGTCATGAGGAGGCTCCAACCAATGAAACAGTCAATGATGTTCCAGAAGATTTGCTATCTAGTGTGAATACAGAAAATCCAGATATCAAATCTAAGTCACCTGGAAGAGATGTTGAAACCAAGAATCTGAATGGTGATAATGGTGAAAAAATTTCCATGTCCAAAAGTTTAGTCCTAGAAGGTTTAGTTAGATCACTCAGATCTAATTTGATTGGTTCAGGAGCACCTGTAAACGAACCAACTGCCAACGACAGAAAAGAAGGAATTGAAAATGTTAAACAGGAAACTGAGACTCTTGAAGAGTTCTCTACAAAGGAACAATATGAAACTCATATTAGTGCTGTTGTAGAACCTGAGACCCCTGTAGAGAAACAGAATAACACAGGATTGTGGTACTTGGTGTATAAGCACATGGTATCAAATATGGATGAAAACAATTCCGAGTCACTAATTGATGGGGCAGATGAAAAAGAGTCAGGGTTTGATGGGAGCAAAACAAGAGGAGCTTCCTTCTCTCATGAAAGTACACCCGTGACTGATCAAGAGATGAAATTTAAGGACCATGTCGTAGCTGATCCAGAAGTTGCACGCCAACAGAATGAAGCCATCAAGATGGTAGAAGAAGCAATTGATTCAATTCTTCCAGATGATCAGGATGACTTATCAGACAAGGAATCACTCATTGACAGCACAATTTCAGACAACTCCAAACAATCCAACAGAACTGAAAGAGTATACAGTGAAGGCCCGaaccaaaaagaagaaaagatggaATCCGGGAACGGAATGATCCAAAAACAAGAAGAATCAGCACCAAAGgagcaaaacaaaacaaaccagAAAATGTCTACAAGCTGGAGCAATCTTAAAAAAGTGATCCTGCTTAGGAGATTCATCAAGTCATTGGAAAAAGTAAGGAAATTCAACCCAAGAGGGCCTAGATATCTACCTCTAGAGCCTGATTCAGAAGCTGAAAAAGTTAACTTAAGGCATCAAGACATGGAAGAACGAAAAGGTACGGAAGAATGGATGCTTGATTATGCACTTCGAAATTTGACACAGTGA